Part of the Methanolobus chelungpuianus genome is shown below.
GCCTGCGACTACGAACATTGTGAATACCAGTGACAGTGCTGCCCTTACAACGTCCTTTGCCGTCACTACGAACAGTGCGAACATGATGGATGCAAGAGCCATGATTATAAAGACAGCCAGCTGCAGTAATGTGCCTATTGAGGTGTCCATCTGCTCACCTCCTTGCCTGCCTCTTTCTCAGCACGGATGTCAACCTCTCTAGCCAGCATATCGGGTGTGAAGAGGAGATCACAGTGATCATAGCGGATTATACCTGTAAGGTAAACCTTGCTGCTCGACAATGCCTCATGAGGGCACTGGTCTATACACAGGCCACAGAAAAGGCAGTGGCCGATATCTATTGAAGGGAACCATCTCTTCTTGTCGCTGGTGGGACTGACCCTGGCCTTCACTATCTTGATAGCATTGTTTGGGCAGGTGTTGGCACAGATCCCGCAGCCGATACATTTGCTCTTATCAAGCTTCTGCAACCCTCTGAACCTGTCCGAGAGCCTTGTGGGCACTTCGGGACACATCCTGGTTACCGAGGGACCGAAATAGATGTTCTTGACAGCTCTTATTACATTCTTGATAACCATTTTTTATCACCCCAGCAGACCCAGTGCGATTACCCAGCCAAGGTTAAGGAGGGCTAAGGGGAGGAGCTTTTTCCAGCTGATGTCCACTACCTGGTCTATCCTGAATCTTGGGACGGACCACCTGAGCATGATAATGAACAGCATCACCAGGACCACCTTCAGCAGGAAGAAGACCGTTGGCAGGACTATTCCGAGTATATT
Proteins encoded:
- the fpoI gene encoding F420H2 dehydrogenase subunit FpoI, with the translated sequence MVIKNVIRAVKNIYFGPSVTRMCPEVPTRLSDRFRGLQKLDKSKCIGCGICANTCPNNAIKIVKARVSPTSDKKRWFPSIDIGHCLFCGLCIDQCPHEALSSSKVYLTGIIRYDHCDLLFTPDMLAREVDIRAEKEAGKEVSRWTPQ
- a CDS encoding NADH-quinone oxidoreductase subunit J, with product MDTSIGTLLQLAVFIIMALASIMFALFVVTAKDVVRAALSLVFTMFVVAGLYVLLNAQFLGVVQVLVYIGAIGVLILFAVMLTKKEFGSDAE